One segment of Prionailurus bengalensis isolate Pbe53 chromosome E3, Fcat_Pben_1.1_paternal_pri, whole genome shotgun sequence DNA contains the following:
- the LOC122471793 gene encoding brain-specific serine protease 4-like isoform X2: protein MRPQPSPSCTARCKSSVALRCPAPPVTYSLGWPDRATHSLGGLVQRHSTSQDKTWGDLWGALHTALPAAPAPPPAMVVSRIPPALGGGCLRILTPLLLLASAASLRAARIPAPPACGRPQRLNRIVGGEDSTDAEWPWVVSIQKNGTHHCAGSLLTSRWVVTAAHCFKGNLNKPSQFSVLLGAWQLENPGPRSQQVGIAWVQSHPVYSWKEGSRADIALVRLEHAIHFSERILPICLPDSSVRLPPNTRCWIAGWGSIRDGVPLPHPQTLQKLEVPIIDSEVCSRLYWRGAGQGAITEDMLCAGYLEGRRDACLGDSGGPLMCQVEGTWLLAGIISWGEGCAERNRPGVYISLAAHRSWVMRIVQGVQLRGHSQGRGTAGEGAPSPRGPR, encoded by the exons ATGCGTCCGCAGCCCTCTCCGTCCTGCACAGCTCGCTGCAAATCATCGGTGGCCCTGCGATG TCCCGCCCCACCTGTGACCTACAGCCTGGGGTGGCCAGACCGAGCCACTCACTCACTCGGGGGACTGGTCCAACGGCATTCCACCTCCCAGGATAAAACCTGGGGTGACCTGTGGGGAGCTCTGCACACAGCTCTCCCAGCCGCGCCCGCGCCCCCACCGGCCATGGTGGTTTCCAGAATTCCCCCGGCCCTGGGTGGAGGCTGTCTCAGGATCCTAACCCCCCTTCTGCTTCTGGCTTCTGCAG CCTCCCTCCGTGCTGCCAGGATACCTG CACCCCCAGCTTGTGGGAGGCCCCAGCGGCTGAACCGGATCGTGGGCGGCGAGGACAGCACTGATGCCGAGTGGCCCTGGGTCGTGAGCATCCAGAAGAACGGAACCCACCACTGTGCAGGCTCCCTGCTCACCAGCCGCTGGGTGGTCACTGCTGCCCACTGCTTCAAGGG CAACCTGAACAAGCCGTCCCAATTCTCTGTGCTGCTGGGGGCCTGGCAGCTGGAGAACCCTGGCCCCAGGTCCCAGCAGGTGGGTATCGCCTGGGTGCAGTCCCACCCCGTGTATTCCTGGAAAGAGGGCTCCCGTGCAGACATCGCCCTGGTGCGTCTGGAGCACGCCATCCACTTCTCTGAGCGAATCCTGCCCATCTGCCTGCCTGACTCCTCCGTCCGTCTCCCTCCAAACACCCGCTGCTGGATTGCAGGCTGGGGGAGTATCCGTGATGGAG tgcccctgccccacccccagaccctgcAGAAACTGGAGGTTCCCATCATAGACTCGGAAGTCTGCAGCCGCCTCTACTGGCGGGGCGCTGGGCAGGGAGCCATCACCGAGGACATGCTGTGCGCTGGCTATCTGGAGGGGCGGCGGGACGCCTGTCTG GGTGACTCGGGGGGCCCCCTGATGTGCCAGGTCGAGGGCACCTGGCTGCTGGCGGGCATCATCAGCTGGGGCGAGGGCTGTGCCGAGCGCAACCGGCCCGGCGTCTACATCAGCCTGGCCGCCCACCGCTCCTGGGTGATGAGGATCGTGCAAGGGGTGCAGCTCCGCGGGCACTCACAGGGGAGGGGGACCGCAGGGGAAGGCGCGCCCTCCCCGAGGGGCCCGCGTTAG
- the LOC122471793 gene encoding brain-specific serine protease 4-like isoform X1 yields the protein MRPQPSPSCTARCKSSVALRWCDRHWVAGPAPPVTYSLGWPDRATHSLGGLVQRHSTSQDKTWGDLWGALHTALPAAPAPPPAMVVSRIPPALGGGCLRILTPLLLLASAASLRAARIPAPPACGRPQRLNRIVGGEDSTDAEWPWVVSIQKNGTHHCAGSLLTSRWVVTAAHCFKGNLNKPSQFSVLLGAWQLENPGPRSQQVGIAWVQSHPVYSWKEGSRADIALVRLEHAIHFSERILPICLPDSSVRLPPNTRCWIAGWGSIRDGVPLPHPQTLQKLEVPIIDSEVCSRLYWRGAGQGAITEDMLCAGYLEGRRDACLGDSGGPLMCQVEGTWLLAGIISWGEGCAERNRPGVYISLAAHRSWVMRIVQGVQLRGHSQGRGTAGEGAPSPRGPR from the exons ATGCGTCCGCAGCCCTCTCCGTCCTGCACAGCTCGCTGCAAATCATCGGTGGCCCTGCGATGGTGTGACAGGCACTGGGTGGCAGG TCCCGCCCCACCTGTGACCTACAGCCTGGGGTGGCCAGACCGAGCCACTCACTCACTCGGGGGACTGGTCCAACGGCATTCCACCTCCCAGGATAAAACCTGGGGTGACCTGTGGGGAGCTCTGCACACAGCTCTCCCAGCCGCGCCCGCGCCCCCACCGGCCATGGTGGTTTCCAGAATTCCCCCGGCCCTGGGTGGAGGCTGTCTCAGGATCCTAACCCCCCTTCTGCTTCTGGCTTCTGCAG CCTCCCTCCGTGCTGCCAGGATACCTG CACCCCCAGCTTGTGGGAGGCCCCAGCGGCTGAACCGGATCGTGGGCGGCGAGGACAGCACTGATGCCGAGTGGCCCTGGGTCGTGAGCATCCAGAAGAACGGAACCCACCACTGTGCAGGCTCCCTGCTCACCAGCCGCTGGGTGGTCACTGCTGCCCACTGCTTCAAGGG CAACCTGAACAAGCCGTCCCAATTCTCTGTGCTGCTGGGGGCCTGGCAGCTGGAGAACCCTGGCCCCAGGTCCCAGCAGGTGGGTATCGCCTGGGTGCAGTCCCACCCCGTGTATTCCTGGAAAGAGGGCTCCCGTGCAGACATCGCCCTGGTGCGTCTGGAGCACGCCATCCACTTCTCTGAGCGAATCCTGCCCATCTGCCTGCCTGACTCCTCCGTCCGTCTCCCTCCAAACACCCGCTGCTGGATTGCAGGCTGGGGGAGTATCCGTGATGGAG tgcccctgccccacccccagaccctgcAGAAACTGGAGGTTCCCATCATAGACTCGGAAGTCTGCAGCCGCCTCTACTGGCGGGGCGCTGGGCAGGGAGCCATCACCGAGGACATGCTGTGCGCTGGCTATCTGGAGGGGCGGCGGGACGCCTGTCTG GGTGACTCGGGGGGCCCCCTGATGTGCCAGGTCGAGGGCACCTGGCTGCTGGCGGGCATCATCAGCTGGGGCGAGGGCTGTGCCGAGCGCAACCGGCCCGGCGTCTACATCAGCCTGGCCGCCCACCGCTCCTGGGTGATGAGGATCGTGCAAGGGGTGCAGCTCCGCGGGCACTCACAGGGGAGGGGGACCGCAGGGGAAGGCGCGCCCTCCCCGAGGGGCCCGCGTTAG
- the LOC122471793 gene encoding brain-specific serine protease 4-like isoform X3 encodes MVVSRIPPALGGGCLRILTPLLLLASAASLRAARIPAPPACGRPQRLNRIVGGEDSTDAEWPWVVSIQKNGTHHCAGSLLTSRWVVTAAHCFKGNLNKPSQFSVLLGAWQLENPGPRSQQVGIAWVQSHPVYSWKEGSRADIALVRLEHAIHFSERILPICLPDSSVRLPPNTRCWIAGWGSIRDGVPLPHPQTLQKLEVPIIDSEVCSRLYWRGAGQGAITEDMLCAGYLEGRRDACLGDSGGPLMCQVEGTWLLAGIISWGEGCAERNRPGVYISLAAHRSWVMRIVQGVQLRGHSQGRGTAGEGAPSPRGPR; translated from the exons ATGGTGGTTTCCAGAATTCCCCCGGCCCTGGGTGGAGGCTGTCTCAGGATCCTAACCCCCCTTCTGCTTCTGGCTTCTGCAG CCTCCCTCCGTGCTGCCAGGATACCTG CACCCCCAGCTTGTGGGAGGCCCCAGCGGCTGAACCGGATCGTGGGCGGCGAGGACAGCACTGATGCCGAGTGGCCCTGGGTCGTGAGCATCCAGAAGAACGGAACCCACCACTGTGCAGGCTCCCTGCTCACCAGCCGCTGGGTGGTCACTGCTGCCCACTGCTTCAAGGG CAACCTGAACAAGCCGTCCCAATTCTCTGTGCTGCTGGGGGCCTGGCAGCTGGAGAACCCTGGCCCCAGGTCCCAGCAGGTGGGTATCGCCTGGGTGCAGTCCCACCCCGTGTATTCCTGGAAAGAGGGCTCCCGTGCAGACATCGCCCTGGTGCGTCTGGAGCACGCCATCCACTTCTCTGAGCGAATCCTGCCCATCTGCCTGCCTGACTCCTCCGTCCGTCTCCCTCCAAACACCCGCTGCTGGATTGCAGGCTGGGGGAGTATCCGTGATGGAG tgcccctgccccacccccagaccctgcAGAAACTGGAGGTTCCCATCATAGACTCGGAAGTCTGCAGCCGCCTCTACTGGCGGGGCGCTGGGCAGGGAGCCATCACCGAGGACATGCTGTGCGCTGGCTATCTGGAGGGGCGGCGGGACGCCTGTCTG GGTGACTCGGGGGGCCCCCTGATGTGCCAGGTCGAGGGCACCTGGCTGCTGGCGGGCATCATCAGCTGGGGCGAGGGCTGTGCCGAGCGCAACCGGCCCGGCGTCTACATCAGCCTGGCCGCCCACCGCTCCTGGGTGATGAGGATCGTGCAAGGGGTGCAGCTCCGCGGGCACTCACAGGGGAGGGGGACCGCAGGGGAAGGCGCGCCCTCCCCGAGGGGCCCGCGTTAG